Proteins encoded within one genomic window of Elephas maximus indicus isolate mEleMax1 chromosome 21, mEleMax1 primary haplotype, whole genome shotgun sequence:
- the LOC126065011 gene encoding metallothionein-4, producing MDPGECTCMSGGFCICGDNCKCTTCNCTTCQKSCCPCCPPGCAKCAQGCVCKGGSDKCSCCP from the exons ATGGACCCCGGGGAATGCACCTGCATGTCTG GAGGATTCTGCATCTGTGGGGACAACTGCAAATGCACAACTTGTAACTGTACGACGTGTCAAAAAA GCTGCTGTCCCTGCTGCCCCCCAGGCTGTGCCAAGTGTGCCCAGGGCTGCGTCTGCAAAGGAGGCTCAGACAAGTGCAGCTGCTGCCCCTGA